In one window of Halanaerobiaceae bacterium ANBcell28 DNA:
- the ugpC gene encoding sn-glycerol-3-phosphate ABC transporter ATP-binding protein UgpC, with amino-acid sequence MASVTLTDVVKQYDEVVAVNKANLKIRDKEFLVLVGPSGCGKTTTLRMVAGLEEITSGTIEIGDTVVNDIPPKDRDIAMVFQNYALYPHMDVYNNMAFGLKLRKFPKDEIDRRVKNAAKILGIQNLLDRKPKQLSGGQRQRVALGRAIVREPKVFLMDEPLSNLDAKLRVQMRTELSKLHDRLQTTCIYVTHDQTEAMTMGDRIVVLRDGFIQQVADPLTLYNQPVNMFVAGFIGSPAMNFLDAKLVKEGNTYYLDGAGSFKVAILDEHVENNPQIKEYLNKSVVFGIRPEDLEDASVSEDEATEDNSYTASVEVVEPMGSEIYLYMSVQDHSMIARVDSQSEAKVGDEVKLVVNRANMHVFDAETEEVIF; translated from the coding sequence AAACAAAGCAAACTTGAAGATTAGAGATAAGGAGTTTCTTGTATTGGTAGGACCTTCTGGTTGTGGAAAAACTACAACTCTTAGAATGGTTGCTGGACTTGAAGAAATTACAAGTGGTACAATTGAGATTGGCGATACTGTTGTTAATGACATTCCACCAAAAGATAGGGATATTGCGATGGTTTTCCAGAACTACGCTCTTTATCCACATATGGATGTTTATAATAACATGGCTTTTGGTCTGAAATTGCGTAAATTCCCAAAAGATGAAATTGATCGTCGTGTTAAAAATGCTGCTAAAATTCTAGGTATTCAAAACCTACTAGATCGTAAGCCAAAACAACTTTCTGGTGGACAGAGACAGCGTGTTGCTTTAGGAAGGGCTATTGTTCGTGAGCCTAAGGTTTTCTTGATGGATGAGCCTCTTTCTAACCTTGATGCTAAATTACGTGTGCAAATGCGTACTGAGTTAAGTAAGCTACATGACAGATTACAAACAACTTGTATCTACGTTACCCATGATCAAACTGAAGCGATGACAATGGGAGATAGAATTGTTGTTTTACGTGATGGATTTATCCAACAGGTAGCAGATCCTTTAACTCTTTATAACCAACCTGTAAATATGTTTGTTGCTGGATTTATTGGTAGTCCTGCTATGAACTTCCTTGATGCTAAACTAGTAAAAGAAGGAAACACTTATTATCTAGATGGTGCTGGTTCTTTCAAAGTTGCTATCTTAGATGAGCATGTTGAAAACAATCCACAAATTAAAGAATATCTAAACAAAAGTGTTGTTTTTGGAATTCGTCCAGAAGATCTTGAAGATGCTAGTGTATCTGAAGATGAGGCGACAGAGGATAACTCCTATACAGCTTCTGTAGAAGTTGTAGAGCCTATGGGTTCTGAGATATATCTTTATATGTCTGTACAGGATCATTCTATGATTGCTCGTGTAGATTCACAAAGTGAGGCTAAGGTTGGCGACGAGGTTAAATTAGTTGTAAACCGTGCTAACATGCATGTATTTGATGCAGAAACTGAAGAAGTAATATTCTAG
- the yabP gene encoding sporulation protein YabP produces MNKIEEKTNTGQKLHKLNLSNRKELEISGVQEVISFNEDKILLQTIQGILDIKGSELNIQNLNLDDANIKVSGLIFSLIYSDKQKEKSILKKIFK; encoded by the coding sequence ATGAATAAAATCGAAGAAAAAACAAATACAGGGCAAAAATTACACAAGCTAAACCTTAGCAACCGAAAAGAATTGGAAATATCAGGAGTTCAAGAAGTAATATCTTTCAATGAAGATAAAATACTCTTACAAACCATACAGGGTATATTGGACATAAAAGGCAGTGAACTTAATATACAAAATTTAAATCTTGATGATGCTAATATTAAAGTAAGTGGATTAATATTCTCGCTAATTTATAGTGACAAACAAAAAGAAAAAAGCATTTTAAAAAAAATTTTCAAATAA